In uncultured Fretibacterium sp., the sequence CAGGAGGGAGTCGAACGCCTGGAGGCCGAGCTGGAGGACATGAAGGCCATGCGAGAGAAACTCGCCGCCTTTGCCAGAGACTACAGCGCGGAGGATATGGTCCAGACCGTTGGGGAGAACGCACCGGGAGGCGGGGGATTGCTTTTCAACACCGTCCTGGGTGTGATGAAGACCCAAACGGCAACGGGGCTCAACGCTACGCCGCAATTGGTAAGGCCGACCAACCGTCTGGGGGAGATGTTCGCCAAGATCGACCACCTCTTTCAACGGGTTGCGAAAAATCTTGCGGAGAAAATGATTTCGGAGGCTGCCGAGGTCACGGATGCCGCTTATACCAACGCAGACCGTTTCGTGTCGTCGGGAAAAACAGCGGTCAGTTGAATGAAATATGAGGCGTTAAGCGAGGTTTCGGGCGGGCTTGTGAATTTTTACAGGCTCGCCTTTTTTTGCCTTCCTAAAAACGCGAATTGGTATTAGGATTGGGATTGGGAAAGGAAATGATCGACGTGAAAATCGGTTTTATCGGTCTGGGCGTCATGGGCAGGCCCATGGCGAGCAACCTGCTGAAGGGCGGGCGGTCCGTGACCGTCTTCAACCGTTCTCGGGCTGCGGTCGCCGCACTCGTCCAGGATGGGGCGGAGGAGGGGAGATCGCCGCGCGACGTGGCCGAGCGCTGCGACGTCGTCATCACGATGCTCCCGGACTCGCCGGACGTCCGGTCGGTTCTCTGCGGCCCGGACAGCATTCTGGAGGGGCTGACCCCGGGGAAGGTCGTCGTGGACATGAGCTCCATCGACCCCGTCGTCGCCCGCGAGCTCTGCGCCCTCGTCGAGGAGCGCGGCTGCGGCATGCTGGACGCCCCCGTGAGCGGAGGGCAGGAGAAGGCGGAGAAGGGGACCCTGTCCATCATGGTTGGGGGCAGGGAGGACGTCTACGAGCGCGTCCGGGACGTCCTGGACCTGATGGGCAGGAGCCTCCATGTCGGCCCGAGCGGGACGGGGCAGGTGACGAAGCTCGTAAATCAGACGATCGTTGCGGCGAACATCGCGGCGGTGGCGGAGGGGCTGACCTTTGCCAAACGGGCCGGCGCCGACCCGGAGCGGGTGTTCCAGGCCATCCGGGGCGGGCTGGCCGGCAGCCAGTGCCTGGAGGACAAGGCGCCCCGAATGCTGGAGGGGCGCTACGAGCCGGGGTTTCGCATCGAACTGCACGTGAAGGACCTGAACAACGTGCTGGCGGCCGGACGGGGGCTGCACGTCTCCATGCCCCTGGCCTCGCAGGTGATGGAGATGATGCAGAGCCTCATGGCGCGCGGCTGCGGCCCGCTCGACCATGGAGCCCTGGGCAGATACTACGAGCTGCTGAACGGCGTGTCCCTGAAGGAATGAAGGGAAGCATGAAGGCGTTGGGAGGCTCCATCGCCGGATTTTAGATCATCAACACAACAGGTAATCTGGAATACCCGCCGCTCCCTCCCGTATATCCCGTATGCGAAAATCCGCAGGAACGCCAACTTGTCAGAGGCGTGAAGGTCCTGTAGCATAAACACGTCGCGGCATTTCGGACTTTTAATTCTTGTTATCGAATTCTTGTTATCGAAAGGAAGTGCTCTGTAATGAAGCTATTCGTTCTGTCGCTCGTTCTGGTGGCCCTTGCCTTTTCGCCCGCCCTCGCGGGGGAGAAGAAGCTGCCGACCCTGAAGGCCCTGTCCACCACGACCTGACCCGCATGCGTTCAGATGTCCAAGGTCTTGGACGAGGTCAACGATAAGTACGCGGGCAAGCTAGTAGCGGAGAAGGTGGACCTGGAGAAGAACCCTGAGGTGGCACGGGAGTACAAGGTGCGCTTCCTCCCCACCCTCCTCTTCCTGGACGCCGAGGGCAAGGTCGTCCGGCAGGAGGTCGGCTACCGCAGCCTTGACGAGATCCTGGAGATTTTCAAAGGGGCGGGGGTCGCCATAGAATAATGTCTGACGTCATCAACGCTATCTTCTCCGTCATGACCTCGAGTGGGCCCCTGCAATGGGCGGGGGCCTTCCTCTGGGGGATCGCAAGCGTTATCCTCAGCCCCTGCGGCATTGCAGCCATCCCGCTGGTCGTCGGCTACATCGAGAACACGGACAGCCCCAGTCGCTGGGAGGCGTTCAAGATATCATGCGCCTTCTGCAGCGGGATCGTGCTGAACCTCATGCTGGTGGGGTTTGTCACCTCCAGCTTCGGCCTGCTTCTGGGCGGCAACGAGCGATTCCTGACGCTCTTCGTCGCCGCGGTGTTCATCCTTATGGGCATCCATCTGACGGGGCTCGTGCACTTCCGTTTTTTTTCGTTCGGGAGCAGCGGCTCCACGGAGCGGCGCGGGCTTTGGGGGGCTCTGGTCCTGGGCGTCGTGTCGGGGCTCGCCATCGGCCCGTGCAGCATTGCCTACATCACCCCGGTGCTCTCGCTGGCTGCGGCTCAGGCCTCACGCGGGCTCCTGTTCTCCTTCGGACTGATCCTTGCCTACGCGTTGGGCTACAGCGCCGTGCTGATCGTATCCGGGACCTTCGCTCAGCTCGCCTCCGGCTGGCTCCAGAGCGAACGGGGTCAGAAGGCCCTGCGCGTCTTGAACTTCCTCTGCGGCATCGTGCTGATCTGCGTGGGAATCTATCTGGGCCACGGAGTCCTGTACCTCTATTTTCTCTGACCTTTATTTTCATCCAATGATACGAGGATGGAGGGCAGTTTGCGATCTGCCCTCCGTTTCCGTGCTTTCCCGCCGGTCAACTTTCCAAGGGCTCAACTCACGCAACGGTGCGTG encodes:
- a CDS encoding cytochrome c biogenesis protein CcdA codes for the protein MSDVINAIFSVMTSSGPLQWAGAFLWGIASVILSPCGIAAIPLVVGYIENTDSPSRWEAFKISCAFCSGIVLNLMLVGFVTSSFGLLLGGNERFLTLFVAAVFILMGIHLTGLVHFRFFSFGSSGSTERRGLWGALVLGVVSGLAIGPCSIAYITPVLSLAAAQASRGLLFSFGLILAYALGYSAVLIVSGTFAQLASGWLQSERGQKALRVLNFLCGIVLICVGIYLGHGVLYLYFL
- a CDS encoding 2-hydroxy-3-oxopropionate reductase, whose translation is MIDVKIGFIGLGVMGRPMASNLLKGGRSVTVFNRSRAAVAALVQDGAEEGRSPRDVAERCDVVITMLPDSPDVRSVLCGPDSILEGLTPGKVVVDMSSIDPVVARELCALVEERGCGMLDAPVSGGQEKAEKGTLSIMVGGREDVYERVRDVLDLMGRSLHVGPSGTGQVTKLVNQTIVAANIAAVAEGLTFAKRAGADPERVFQAIRGGLAGSQCLEDKAPRMLEGRYEPGFRIELHVKDLNNVLAAGRGLHVSMPLASQVMEMMQSLMARGCGPLDHGALGRYYELLNGVSLKE
- a CDS encoding thioredoxin domain-containing protein, yielding MSKVLDEVNDKYAGKLVAEKVDLEKNPEVAREYKVRFLPTLLFLDAEGKVVRQEVGYRSLDEILEIFKGAGVAIE